Proteins from a genomic interval of Coccinella septempunctata chromosome 2, icCocSept1.1, whole genome shotgun sequence:
- the LOC123308532 gene encoding zinc finger Y-chromosomal protein 1-like isoform X2, producing the protein MMKFEKKSGIIEVEQFLDDDGFHEREEYIIKNEKSTSNNLFTKIEGSHISSVPPIKEVPQESDPLMNNSNSALLEQAIAHESHVVSIKKKKIRKSTRCDNDSGQKDLKKIRKKSVKKHKCPFCEYTASRKSLLQTHEETVHSTIKKNECHLCEYVASSKYCLENHVKSIHLKIKDQQCHLCDYVTYKKQNLQNHINSVHLNIKFKCHLCEYTANRKDSLNIHLKSDHLKVKEKCHLCDYTTNLNSNLKIHITSVHLKTGEHKCHLCEFVTSRKDVLQRHIDSIHLKIKKYKCELCTYETNNKSHLDRHVSSIHLKVVKPKCFDCLQCDYSSRRKDNLQKHVDSVHLKIKNHKCGLCDYAASGKYELKLHVKSFHLNIKDHKCSLCEHSTIRKHNLIIHMKTVHSNIKELECHLCDHVALRQSELKKHIDSVHLNVWKHKCHLCEYGTNLKIDLGKHIKSVHSKAARVSR; encoded by the exons ATGATGA AGTTCGAGAAAAAATCAGGAATTATAGAAGTTGAACAGTTTCTAGATGATGACGGATTTCATGAAAGAGAAGAATATATAATCAAGAATGAGAAAAGTACCTCAAACAACTTATTTACCAAAATCGAAGGAAGTCATATATCATCTGTCCCTCCTATCAAGGAAGTGCCTCAAGAATCAGATCCACTGATGAATAATTCTAATTCTGCACTTCTGGAACAGGCTATAGCTCATGAAAGTCACGTAgtctcaattaaaaaaaaaaaaattagaaaaagcaCACGGTGTGATAACGACTCTGGTCAGAAAGATCTAAAGAAAATACGTAAGAAATCCGTCAAGAAACACAAGTGCCCATTTTGTGAATACACAGCAAGTCGAAAAAGTCTCCTCCAAACTCATGAGGAAACAGTTCATTCGACTATCAAGAAAAAcgaatgtcacttatgtgagTATGTTGCATCTAGTAAATATTGCCTTGAAAATCACGTGAAAtctattcatctgaaaattaaGGATCAGCAGTGTCATTTATGTGACTATGTAACATATAAAAAGCAAAACCTTCAAAATCATATtaattctgttcatttgaatatcaaattcaagtgtcacttatgtgaatatacTGCTAATCGAAAAGATAGCCTCAACATTCATCTAAAATCTGATCATTTGAAAGTCAAAGAAAAGTGTCATTTGTGCGATTACACTACAAATCTAAATTCTAACCTTAAAATACACATAACATCTGTTCATCTGAAAACTGGTGAACACAAATGTCACCTATGTGAGTTTGTTACAAGTAGAAAAGATGTTCTACAAAGACATATTGACTCTATTCATTTAAAAATCAAGAAATACAAGTGTGAATTGTGTACTTATGAGACAAATAACAAAAGTCATCTCGATAGGCATGTAAGTTCTATTCATCTGAAAGTTGTGAAACCCAAATGTTTCGATTGCCTGCAGTGCGATTATTCTTCGAGAAGAAAAGATAATCTTCAGAAACATGTCgactctgttcatttgaaaatcaagaACCACAAGTGTGGATTGTGTGATTATGCTGCGTCCGGGAAATATGAACTTAAGCTTCATGTGAAATCTTTTCATCTTAATATCAAGGATCATAAGTGTTCTTTATGTGAACACAGTACGATACGAAAACACAACTTAATAATTCATATGAAAACTGTTCATTCAAATATCAAGGAACTTGAGTGTCACTTATGCGATCATGTTGCACTCAGACAAAGTGAACTGAAAAAACATATCGACTCTGTTCATTTGAATGTCTGGAAACACAAATgccacttatgtgaatatggtACCAATTTAAAAATAGACCTTGGCAAGCATATCAAATCTGTTCATTCGAAAGCAGCAAGAGTCAGTAGGTGA
- the LOC123308518 gene encoding zinc finger protein 64-like isoform X2, with the protein MKSEEELGIVEVSEQFIDEEGVHERGEYRIKNEQNKPLNSVTEVNADQLSSAPSSAEKCQKNYISSTVDDEKHLAEQKCEFCDYATYRKDNLRLHVNSVHLNIKDHRCHLCEYVSSRKANLKGHIETVHLKIKNHKCDLCDYAASERNKLDNHIKSVHLKIKDHKCHLCGYAASVKKGLEIHLKSVHFKIWDHKCRLCDFATNIKRTLEIHVNSVHSKIKKHKCQYCDFAASDRSALGIHVKSVHLNIKEELEIVEVSEQFIDEEGVHERGEYRIKNEQNKPINSVTEVNADQLTSAEMCQKNFIGDSTVGDENLPEKQKCELCDYATNGKDNLRSHVNSVHLNNKDHRCHLCEYYSNRKGSLKTHIETVHLKIKNHKCDSCEYAASERSKLENHVKSVHLKIKDHQCNLCEYATSVKKDLEIHLKSVHFKIWDHKCHLCDFATNRKRNLNIHVNSVHLKLKEHKCQYCDYAASNKSALGTHVKSVHLKIKEHKCHLCEYGSQRKDKLQKHIDSVHLNIKKYQCHLCEYTATQESNLGAHMKFSHLDVKAHKCHLCEYAACVKQKLDDHIKSIHLKINDQKCHLCEYATNTNQSLNQHLKSVHLNDTVRLNDTVHSSGADDSVHSNTKNHDCTLCDFVADTEHALEKHMRSVHWKIDDFHRCHLCDFFTVKMGVLKNHIDCVHLNIKHHRCQLCDFATNTLSVFQKHYDSVHSNNEKCSGVSENLTVDSDEMC; encoded by the coding sequence ATGAAATCAGAGGAAGAATTAGGGATTGTGGAAGTTTCCGAACAATTCATAGATGAAGAAGGAGTTCATGAAAGAGGAGAATATAGAATTAAGAATGAACAAAATAAACCATTAAACTCAGTTACAGAAGTAAATGCAGATCAATTATCATCTGCCCCTTCTTCCGCGGAAAAGTgtcaaaaaaattacatttcttCTACTGTGGATGACGAAAAGCATCTTGCAGaacaaaaatgtgaattctgTGACTACGCTACATATAGAAAAGATAACCTTAGACTCCATGTTAActctgttcatttgaatatcaagGATCACAGGTGTCATTTATGTGAATATGTCTCTAGTAGGAAAGCAAACCTTAAGGGTCATATTGAGACTGTTCAtctgaaaatcaaaaatcacaAATGCGACTTATGTGACTATGCTGCTAGCGAAAGAAATAAACTTGACAATCAcataaaatctgttcatttgaaaattaaggatcaCAAGTGTCATTTGTGCGGATACGCTGCAAGTGTGAAAAAGGGACTTGAAATACATTTGAAGTCTGTACATTTTAAAATCTGGGATCACAAGTGTCGTCTATGCGATTTTGCTACAAATATAAAGAGAACTCTTGAAATTCATGTCAACTCTGTtcattcaaaaatcaaaaaacacAAGTGCCAGTACTGTGATTTTGCTGCGAGTGATAGATCTGCCCTTGGAATACATGTAAAAAgtgttcatttgaatattaagGAAGAATTAGAGATTGTGGAAGTTTCCGAACAATTCATAGATGAAGAAGGAGTTCACGAAAGAGGAGAATATAGAATTAAGAATGAACAAAATAAACCAATAAACTCAGTTACGGAAGTTAATGCAGATCAATTAACTTCTGCGGAAATGtgtcaaaaaaatttcattggtgATTCTACTGTGGGTGACGAAAATCTTCCTGAGAAACAAAAATGTGAGCTATGTGACTATGCTACAAATGGAAAAGATAACCTTAGAAGTCATGTtaattctgttcatttgaataaCAAGGATCATAGGTGTCATTTATGTGAATATTACTCAAATAGGAAAGGAAGCCTCAAGACTCATATTGAGACCGTTCAtctgaaaatcaaaaatcacaAATGCGACTCGTGTGAATATGCTGCGAGCGAAAGGAGTAAACTTGAAAATCACGttaaatctgttcatttgaaaattaaggatcaCCAGTGTAATTTGTGCGAATACGCTACAAGTGTGAAGAAGGACCTTGAAATACATTTGAAGTCTGTACATTTTAAAATCTGGGatcacaagtgtcatctatgtgatTTCGCTACAAATAGAAAGAGAAATCTTAACATTCATGTCAActctgttcatttaaaattaaaagaacaCAAGTGCCAATACTGTGATTATGCTGCGAGTAATAAATCTGCCCTTGGAACACACGTAAAaagtgttcatttgaaaattaaggaacacaagtgtcatctatgcGAGTATGGTTCGCAGAGAAAAGATAAACTTCAAAAACACATCGACTCGGTTCATTTAAATATCAAGAAATACCAGTGTCACTTATGCGAATATACCGCAACTCAGGAAAGTAACCTTGGAGCACACATGAAGTTCTCCCATTTGGATGTAAAGGCACACAAGTGTCACTTATGCGAATATGCTGCTTGTGTGAAGCAAAAACTTGATGATCACATAAAATCtatccatttgaaaattaaCGATCAAAAGTGCCATTTGTGTGAGTATGCTACCAACACGAACCAGTCACTCAATCAACATTtgaaatctgttcatttaaATGACACTGTTCGTTTAAACGACACTGTTCATTCGAGTGGCGCTGACGACAGTGTTCATTCGAATACCAAGAATCATGATTGTACCTTATGTGATTTTGTAGCGGATACTGAACATGCACTTGAAAAACATATGAGATCCGTTCACTGGAAGATTGATGATTTTCACAGATGCCACCTGTGCGATTTTTTTACAGTCAAAATGGGCGTTCTTAAGAATCACATCGACTGCGTTCATTTGAACATCAAGCATCACAGATGTCAGTTGTGTGATTTCGCTACAAATACTCTGAGTGTTTTTCAAAAGCACTACGATTCTGTTCATTCCAATAACGAGAAATGCTCAGGTGTATCTGAAAATTTAACAGTCGATTCTGACGAGATGTGCTAG
- the LOC123308518 gene encoding zinc finger protein 142-like isoform X1 → MEEDEEVHIAQTPNNRLYVYDIAHNMKSEEELGIVEVSEQFIDEEGVHERGEYRIKNEQNKPLNSVTEVNADQLSSAPSSAEKCQKNYISSTVDDEKHLAEQKCEFCDYATYRKDNLRLHVNSVHLNIKDHRCHLCEYVSSRKANLKGHIETVHLKIKNHKCDLCDYAASERNKLDNHIKSVHLKIKDHKCHLCGYAASVKKGLEIHLKSVHFKIWDHKCRLCDFATNIKRTLEIHVNSVHSKIKKHKCQYCDFAASDRSALGIHVKSVHLNIKEELEIVEVSEQFIDEEGVHERGEYRIKNEQNKPINSVTEVNADQLTSAEMCQKNFIGDSTVGDENLPEKQKCELCDYATNGKDNLRSHVNSVHLNNKDHRCHLCEYYSNRKGSLKTHIETVHLKIKNHKCDSCEYAASERSKLENHVKSVHLKIKDHQCNLCEYATSVKKDLEIHLKSVHFKIWDHKCHLCDFATNRKRNLNIHVNSVHLKLKEHKCQYCDYAASNKSALGTHVKSVHLKIKEHKCHLCEYGSQRKDKLQKHIDSVHLNIKKYQCHLCEYTATQESNLGAHMKFSHLDVKAHKCHLCEYAACVKQKLDDHIKSIHLKINDQKCHLCEYATNTNQSLNQHLKSVHLNDTVRLNDTVHSSGADDSVHSNTKNHDCTLCDFVADTEHALEKHMRSVHWKIDDFHRCHLCDFFTVKMGVLKNHIDCVHLNIKHHRCQLCDFATNTLSVFQKHYDSVHSNNEKCSGVSENLTVDSDEMC, encoded by the exons ATGGAGGAAGACGAAGAAGTACATATTGCCCAAACACCTAATAACAGATTATATGTCTATGATATTGCCCACAA TATGAAATCAGAGGAAGAATTAGGGATTGTGGAAGTTTCCGAACAATTCATAGATGAAGAAGGAGTTCATGAAAGAGGAGAATATAGAATTAAGAATGAACAAAATAAACCATTAAACTCAGTTACAGAAGTAAATGCAGATCAATTATCATCTGCCCCTTCTTCCGCGGAAAAGTgtcaaaaaaattacatttcttCTACTGTGGATGACGAAAAGCATCTTGCAGaacaaaaatgtgaattctgTGACTACGCTACATATAGAAAAGATAACCTTAGACTCCATGTTAActctgttcatttgaatatcaagGATCACAGGTGTCATTTATGTGAATATGTCTCTAGTAGGAAAGCAAACCTTAAGGGTCATATTGAGACTGTTCAtctgaaaatcaaaaatcacaAATGCGACTTATGTGACTATGCTGCTAGCGAAAGAAATAAACTTGACAATCAcataaaatctgttcatttgaaaattaaggatcaCAAGTGTCATTTGTGCGGATACGCTGCAAGTGTGAAAAAGGGACTTGAAATACATTTGAAGTCTGTACATTTTAAAATCTGGGATCACAAGTGTCGTCTATGCGATTTTGCTACAAATATAAAGAGAACTCTTGAAATTCATGTCAACTCTGTtcattcaaaaatcaaaaaacacAAGTGCCAGTACTGTGATTTTGCTGCGAGTGATAGATCTGCCCTTGGAATACATGTAAAAAgtgttcatttgaatattaagGAAGAATTAGAGATTGTGGAAGTTTCCGAACAATTCATAGATGAAGAAGGAGTTCACGAAAGAGGAGAATATAGAATTAAGAATGAACAAAATAAACCAATAAACTCAGTTACGGAAGTTAATGCAGATCAATTAACTTCTGCGGAAATGtgtcaaaaaaatttcattggtgATTCTACTGTGGGTGACGAAAATCTTCCTGAGAAACAAAAATGTGAGCTATGTGACTATGCTACAAATGGAAAAGATAACCTTAGAAGTCATGTtaattctgttcatttgaataaCAAGGATCATAGGTGTCATTTATGTGAATATTACTCAAATAGGAAAGGAAGCCTCAAGACTCATATTGAGACCGTTCAtctgaaaatcaaaaatcacaAATGCGACTCGTGTGAATATGCTGCGAGCGAAAGGAGTAAACTTGAAAATCACGttaaatctgttcatttgaaaattaaggatcaCCAGTGTAATTTGTGCGAATACGCTACAAGTGTGAAGAAGGACCTTGAAATACATTTGAAGTCTGTACATTTTAAAATCTGGGatcacaagtgtcatctatgtgatTTCGCTACAAATAGAAAGAGAAATCTTAACATTCATGTCAActctgttcatttaaaattaaaagaacaCAAGTGCCAATACTGTGATTATGCTGCGAGTAATAAATCTGCCCTTGGAACACACGTAAAaagtgttcatttgaaaattaaggaacacaagtgtcatctatgcGAGTATGGTTCGCAGAGAAAAGATAAACTTCAAAAACACATCGACTCGGTTCATTTAAATATCAAGAAATACCAGTGTCACTTATGCGAATATACCGCAACTCAGGAAAGTAACCTTGGAGCACACATGAAGTTCTCCCATTTGGATGTAAAGGCACACAAGTGTCACTTATGCGAATATGCTGCTTGTGTGAAGCAAAAACTTGATGATCACATAAAATCtatccatttgaaaattaaCGATCAAAAGTGCCATTTGTGTGAGTATGCTACCAACACGAACCAGTCACTCAATCAACATTtgaaatctgttcatttaaATGACACTGTTCGTTTAAACGACACTGTTCATTCGAGTGGCGCTGACGACAGTGTTCATTCGAATACCAAGAATCATGATTGTACCTTATGTGATTTTGTAGCGGATACTGAACATGCACTTGAAAAACATATGAGATCCGTTCACTGGAAGATTGATGATTTTCACAGATGCCACCTGTGCGATTTTTTTACAGTCAAAATGGGCGTTCTTAAGAATCACATCGACTGCGTTCATTTGAACATCAAGCATCACAGATGTCAGTTGTGTGATTTCGCTACAAATACTCTGAGTGTTTTTCAAAAGCACTACGATTCTGTTCATTCCAATAACGAGAAATGCTCAGGTGTATCTGAAAATTTAACAGTCGATTCTGACGAGATGTGCTAG
- the LOC123308532 gene encoding zinc finger Y-chromosomal protein 1-like isoform X1, with amino-acid sequence MVVAMGEQIIYFEELLLPVAHDDVEFEKKSGIIEVEQFLDDDGFHEREEYIIKNEKSTSNNLFTKIEGSHISSVPPIKEVPQESDPLMNNSNSALLEQAIAHESHVVSIKKKKIRKSTRCDNDSGQKDLKKIRKKSVKKHKCPFCEYTASRKSLLQTHEETVHSTIKKNECHLCEYVASSKYCLENHVKSIHLKIKDQQCHLCDYVTYKKQNLQNHINSVHLNIKFKCHLCEYTANRKDSLNIHLKSDHLKVKEKCHLCDYTTNLNSNLKIHITSVHLKTGEHKCHLCEFVTSRKDVLQRHIDSIHLKIKKYKCELCTYETNNKSHLDRHVSSIHLKVVKPKCFDCLQCDYSSRRKDNLQKHVDSVHLKIKNHKCGLCDYAASGKYELKLHVKSFHLNIKDHKCSLCEHSTIRKHNLIIHMKTVHSNIKELECHLCDHVALRQSELKKHIDSVHLNVWKHKCHLCEYGTNLKIDLGKHIKSVHSKAARVSR; translated from the exons ATGGTAGTAGCCATGGGGgaacaaattatttattttgaagaGCTTCTATTACCTGTTGCTCATGATGA TGTAGAGTTCGAGAAAAAATCAGGAATTATAGAAGTTGAACAGTTTCTAGATGATGACGGATTTCATGAAAGAGAAGAATATATAATCAAGAATGAGAAAAGTACCTCAAACAACTTATTTACCAAAATCGAAGGAAGTCATATATCATCTGTCCCTCCTATCAAGGAAGTGCCTCAAGAATCAGATCCACTGATGAATAATTCTAATTCTGCACTTCTGGAACAGGCTATAGCTCATGAAAGTCACGTAgtctcaattaaaaaaaaaaaaattagaaaaagcaCACGGTGTGATAACGACTCTGGTCAGAAAGATCTAAAGAAAATACGTAAGAAATCCGTCAAGAAACACAAGTGCCCATTTTGTGAATACACAGCAAGTCGAAAAAGTCTCCTCCAAACTCATGAGGAAACAGTTCATTCGACTATCAAGAAAAAcgaatgtcacttatgtgagTATGTTGCATCTAGTAAATATTGCCTTGAAAATCACGTGAAAtctattcatctgaaaattaaGGATCAGCAGTGTCATTTATGTGACTATGTAACATATAAAAAGCAAAACCTTCAAAATCATATtaattctgttcatttgaatatcaaattcaagtgtcacttatgtgaatatacTGCTAATCGAAAAGATAGCCTCAACATTCATCTAAAATCTGATCATTTGAAAGTCAAAGAAAAGTGTCATTTGTGCGATTACACTACAAATCTAAATTCTAACCTTAAAATACACATAACATCTGTTCATCTGAAAACTGGTGAACACAAATGTCACCTATGTGAGTTTGTTACAAGTAGAAAAGATGTTCTACAAAGACATATTGACTCTATTCATTTAAAAATCAAGAAATACAAGTGTGAATTGTGTACTTATGAGACAAATAACAAAAGTCATCTCGATAGGCATGTAAGTTCTATTCATCTGAAAGTTGTGAAACCCAAATGTTTCGATTGCCTGCAGTGCGATTATTCTTCGAGAAGAAAAGATAATCTTCAGAAACATGTCgactctgttcatttgaaaatcaagaACCACAAGTGTGGATTGTGTGATTATGCTGCGTCCGGGAAATATGAACTTAAGCTTCATGTGAAATCTTTTCATCTTAATATCAAGGATCATAAGTGTTCTTTATGTGAACACAGTACGATACGAAAACACAACTTAATAATTCATATGAAAACTGTTCATTCAAATATCAAGGAACTTGAGTGTCACTTATGCGATCATGTTGCACTCAGACAAAGTGAACTGAAAAAACATATCGACTCTGTTCATTTGAATGTCTGGAAACACAAATgccacttatgtgaatatggtACCAATTTAAAAATAGACCTTGGCAAGCATATCAAATCTGTTCATTCGAAAGCAGCAAGAGTCAGTAGGTGA